In Nocardia sp. BMG111209, a genomic segment contains:
- a CDS encoding 1,4-dihydroxy-2-naphthoyl-CoA synthase — MGRVFNPKLWEPVAGFEDLTDITYHRHIEQGTVRVAFDRPEVRNAFRPHTVDELYRALDHARMTSDVGAVLLTGNGPSPKDGGWAFCSGGDQRIRGRSGYQYASGETAETVDKARSGRLHILEVQRLIRFMPKVVIALVNGWAAGGGHSLHVVCDLTLASREHARFKQTDADVGSFDGGYGSAYLAKLVGQKFAREIFFLGRTYNAEEMHHMGAVNAVVDHDRLEDEALAWSADILAKSPQAQRMLKYAFNLADDGLVGQQLFAGEATRLAYMTDEAVEGRDAFLEKRSPDWSPFPWYF; from the coding sequence ATGGGCCGGGTGTTCAATCCGAAGCTGTGGGAGCCCGTCGCGGGATTCGAGGACCTGACCGACATCACCTATCACCGGCACATCGAGCAGGGCACCGTGCGGGTCGCCTTCGATCGGCCGGAGGTGCGCAACGCGTTCCGGCCGCATACGGTCGACGAGTTGTACCGCGCACTGGATCACGCCCGGATGACCTCCGATGTCGGCGCGGTACTGCTCACCGGCAACGGTCCCAGCCCCAAGGACGGCGGCTGGGCGTTCTGCTCCGGCGGTGACCAGCGCATCCGCGGCCGCAGCGGCTACCAGTACGCCAGCGGGGAGACCGCCGAGACCGTCGACAAGGCCCGGTCCGGGCGGCTGCACATCCTCGAGGTGCAGCGGCTGATCCGGTTCATGCCGAAGGTGGTCATCGCGCTGGTGAACGGCTGGGCCGCCGGCGGCGGGCACAGCCTGCACGTGGTCTGCGACCTCACCCTGGCCAGCCGTGAGCACGCCCGCTTCAAGCAGACCGACGCCGATGTGGGCAGTTTCGACGGCGGTTACGGCAGCGCCTATCTGGCGAAGCTGGTGGGCCAGAAGTTCGCCCGCGAGATCTTCTTCCTGGGCCGCACCTACAACGCCGAGGAGATGCACCACATGGGCGCGGTGAACGCCGTCGTCGACCACGACCGGCTCGAGGACGAGGCCCTGGCCTGGTCCGCCGACATCCTCGCCAAATCCCCGCAGGCGCAGCGAATGCTCAAGTACGCCTTCAATCTCGCCGACGACGGCCTGGTCGGCCAGCAGCTGTTCGCGGGCGAGGCCACCCGCCTGGCGTACATGACCGACGAGGCCGTCGAGGGCCGCGACGCCTTCCTGGAGAAGCGGTCCCCGGACTGGTCCCCGTTCCCCTGGTACTTCTGA
- a CDS encoding demethylmenaquinone methyltransferase, which yields MAKTESFRASLDKQPREVASMFDGVARRYDLTNTVLSGGRDRFWRRATRSALALRPGERVLDLAAGTAVSTAELRKSGAWCVATDFSQGMLAAGRSRQVPMVAGDAMALPFADEVFDAVTISFGLRNVADTGLALREMLRVTKPGGRVVVCEFATPVIPGFRTIYMEYLMRALPRIARAVSSNPDAYVYLAESIRAWPNQPQLALRLSDAGWSAVKWRNLTGGIVALHRGYKFE from the coding sequence GTGGCGAAAACTGAGTCGTTCCGAGCCTCGCTGGACAAGCAGCCCCGAGAGGTCGCGTCGATGTTCGACGGTGTCGCGCGCCGGTACGACCTCACCAATACCGTGCTCTCCGGGGGCCGGGATCGGTTCTGGCGGCGGGCGACTCGCTCCGCACTGGCGTTGCGGCCCGGGGAGCGGGTGCTGGATCTCGCGGCGGGCACGGCGGTCTCGACCGCGGAGCTGCGCAAGTCGGGCGCCTGGTGCGTCGCCACCGACTTCTCCCAGGGCATGCTGGCCGCGGGCCGGTCGCGGCAGGTGCCGATGGTCGCCGGGGACGCGATGGCGCTGCCGTTCGCCGACGAGGTGTTCGACGCGGTGACCATCTCCTTCGGGCTGCGCAACGTGGCCGACACCGGACTCGCGCTGCGGGAGATGCTGCGGGTCACCAAGCCCGGCGGCCGGGTGGTGGTGTGCGAGTTCGCCACGCCGGTGATCCCGGGCTTCCGCACGATCTACATGGAATATCTGATGCGCGCGCTGCCCCGGATCGCCCGCGCGGTCTCCAGTAATCCGGACGCCTACGTGTATCTGGCCGAGTCGATCCGGGCGTGGCCGAATCAGCCGCAACTGGCGCTGCGGTTGTCGGACGCGGGCTGGTCCGCGGTGAAGTGGCGCAATCTCACCGGCGGTATCGTCGCGCTGCACCGCGGCTACAAATTCGAGTGA
- a CDS encoding inorganic phosphate transporter produces MSAELAVLIIVVITALGFDFTNGFHDTANAMATSIATGALKPRAAVVLSGVLNLVGAYLSVAVAATVAEGIVRLEHLAGADLLEIVFAGLVGGITWNLLTWLFGLPSSSSHALFGGLIGATVAAVGFDGVIWSAGKQGVVTKILVPAVLSPVVAALVAAIATRLVYRITATSDRRVVDNAFRWGQIGSASLVSLAHGTNDAQKTMGIIFLALIAYGSRTPADSLPLWVITACAVAIAAGTALGGWRIIRTLGKGLVDIAPPQGLAAESTSAAIILTSAHFGMPLSTTQTVTGAILGTGLGRPGAEVRWGVLGRMVVAWLLTLPAAALTGALCRTVAHGIGGLAGVLVVFALLVLLAGYLFVRAHRHPVHANNVNDDWQGPEPPNPPSNPPAGPRPMTESIG; encoded by the coding sequence GTGTCCGCTGAACTCGCCGTCCTGATCATCGTCGTCATCACCGCCCTCGGCTTCGATTTCACCAACGGATTCCACGACACCGCCAACGCGATGGCCACCTCGATCGCGACCGGCGCGCTGAAACCGCGTGCCGCCGTGGTGTTGTCGGGCGTGCTGAACCTGGTCGGCGCATATCTCAGCGTGGCGGTCGCGGCCACCGTCGCGGAGGGGATCGTCCGGCTGGAACATCTCGCCGGCGCGGATCTGCTGGAGATCGTGTTCGCCGGACTGGTCGGCGGCATCACCTGGAATCTGCTGACCTGGTTGTTCGGCCTGCCGTCCAGTTCCTCGCACGCGCTGTTCGGGGGTCTGATCGGCGCCACCGTGGCGGCGGTCGGCTTCGACGGGGTGATCTGGTCGGCCGGGAAACAGGGTGTCGTCACCAAGATCCTGGTGCCGGCCGTGCTGTCTCCGGTGGTGGCGGCCCTGGTGGCCGCGATCGCCACCCGGCTGGTCTACCGGATCACCGCGACCAGCGATCGGCGGGTGGTGGACAACGCCTTCCGTTGGGGGCAGATCGGCTCGGCGTCGCTGGTATCGCTGGCGCACGGGACCAACGACGCGCAGAAGACGATGGGCATCATCTTCCTGGCGCTGATCGCCTACGGCTCCCGGACGCCGGCGGATTCGCTACCGCTGTGGGTGATCACCGCCTGCGCGGTCGCCATCGCCGCCGGCACCGCGCTGGGTGGCTGGCGGATCATCCGCACCCTCGGCAAGGGGCTGGTCGACATCGCGCCGCCGCAGGGGCTGGCCGCCGAATCCACCAGCGCGGCCATCATCCTCACCTCCGCGCACTTCGGTATGCCGCTGTCGACCACGCAGACGGTCACCGGCGCGATCCTGGGTACCGGTCTCGGCCGGCCCGGCGCCGAGGTGCGCTGGGGCGTGCTGGGCCGGATGGTGGTGGCGTGGCTGCTGACCCTGCCGGCCGCCGCGCTCACCGGCGCGCTGTGCCGGACGGTCGCGCACGGGATCGGCGGTCTCGCCGGGGTTCTGGTCGTCTTCGCGCTGCTGGTCCTGCTGGCCGGATATCTGTTCGTGCGAGCGCACCGCCATCCGGTGCACGCGAACAACGTCAACGACGACTGGCAGGGCCCCGAACCGCCGAATCCCCCGTCGAATCCCCCGGCCGGTCCGCGGCCGATGACCGAATCGATCGGGTAG
- a CDS encoding DUF6918 family protein, with protein MVAALSESLLDDAKRSAFLADAQEVLNAEVSDKGGASGLAVKGGYAAIKKVSPTIVADALESFAPKFVEQLEPYWAEYQTAAGSGSFADLLVSKQDQVAESLLAVTDSRADKSDRPALKKAYSALRSSAKKNVVEALPRLGALIQRHAA; from the coding sequence GTGGTTGCAGCACTGTCTGAATCCCTGCTGGATGACGCCAAGCGCTCCGCCTTCCTGGCAGATGCACAGGAGGTGCTCAACGCGGAGGTGTCGGACAAGGGAGGCGCGTCCGGACTCGCTGTCAAGGGTGGCTACGCCGCGATCAAGAAGGTCAGCCCGACGATCGTCGCGGACGCGCTGGAGTCGTTCGCACCGAAGTTCGTCGAGCAGCTCGAGCCGTATTGGGCCGAGTACCAGACCGCCGCCGGCTCCGGCAGCTTCGCGGATCTGCTGGTCTCCAAGCAGGACCAGGTCGCCGAGTCGCTGCTCGCCGTGACCGACTCCCGCGCCGACAAGTCCGATCGTCCGGCCCTGAAGAAGGCCTACTCGGCCCTGCGCTCCTCGGCGAAGAAGAATGTCGTCGAGGCGCTTCCGCGGCTGGGTGCTCTGATCCAGCGGCACGCCGCCTAG
- a CDS encoding alpha/beta hydrolase family protein, which translates to MTLAATVIAGVLSAGVPAGADPVDSPGVVVPAITSPDGSYVEKVEVKDSRNVTLSVHSAAMNKTFPVDVLRPTDTSSPRPSLYLLNGAGGGVDDASWQLRTDALQFLSDKNINVVQVIGGAWSFYTDWIATDPVLGVNKWQTYIGDELPPLIDAALDTNKVNAIAGLSMSGVPVLDLVIAHPGLFRSAAVYSGLTQTSDHVGQDMVKLTVETWGGGDTRNMWGPTDNPLWVENDPYVNAEKLRGTNLFFSTGNGIPGIYDMPGGKFRLEAPSDTPKVVALGSVIEAGVEWANQNMQKKLDSLHIPATFVYRDSGTHSWGYWQEDLHTSWPVLATGLGI; encoded by the coding sequence ATGACTTTGGCGGCGACGGTTATTGCGGGAGTTCTGAGCGCGGGCGTTCCCGCCGGGGCCGACCCGGTCGACAGCCCCGGTGTGGTGGTTCCCGCCATCACCTCGCCGGACGGCTCCTATGTCGAGAAGGTCGAGGTGAAGGACAGCCGCAACGTCACCCTCTCGGTGCATTCCGCGGCGATGAACAAGACCTTCCCCGTGGATGTGCTGCGGCCGACCGACACCTCGTCGCCGCGCCCGTCGCTGTATCTGCTGAACGGGGCCGGCGGCGGCGTCGACGACGCCTCCTGGCAGCTGCGCACCGACGCGCTGCAGTTCCTGTCCGACAAGAACATCAACGTCGTGCAGGTCATCGGCGGCGCGTGGAGTTTCTACACGGACTGGATCGCGACCGATCCGGTGCTCGGGGTCAACAAGTGGCAGACCTACATCGGCGACGAGCTGCCCCCGCTGATCGACGCCGCGCTGGACACCAACAAGGTGAATGCCATTGCGGGCCTGTCGATGTCGGGCGTGCCGGTCCTGGATCTGGTGATCGCGCATCCGGGCCTGTTCCGCAGCGCGGCCGTCTACAGCGGCCTGACCCAGACCAGTGACCACGTCGGCCAGGACATGGTCAAGCTGACCGTGGAGACCTGGGGCGGCGGCGACACCCGCAACATGTGGGGCCCGACCGACAATCCGCTGTGGGTCGAGAACGATCCCTATGTGAACGCCGAGAAGCTGCGCGGCACCAACCTGTTCTTCTCCACCGGCAACGGCATCCCCGGCATCTACGACATGCCCGGCGGCAAGTTCCGCCTGGAGGCGCCCTCGGACACCCCGAAGGTGGTCGCGCTCGGCAGCGTGATCGAGGCCGGGGTGGAATGGGCCAACCAGAACATGCAGAAGAAGCTGGATTCGCTGCACATCCCGGCCACCTTCGTGTACCGCGACAGCGGCACCCACTCCTGGGGTTACTGGCAGGAGGATCTGCACACCTCGTGGCCCGTGCTGGCCACCGGCCTCGGCATCTGA
- a CDS encoding VOC family protein — translation MDILSSRIILRPVNYEQTVVFYREALELAIAREYPGGTVFFAGQSLIEVAGHHRDDGAPAGFAGALWLQVRDVGDEIARLADRHVEIDRLPQQEPWGLIEAWVHDPDGVPIVLVQVPAEHPLRRGPGSVRD, via the coding sequence GTGGACATTCTCAGCAGCCGCATAATCCTGCGTCCGGTGAACTACGAGCAAACGGTGGTCTTCTACCGCGAGGCGCTCGAACTGGCGATCGCGCGGGAGTATCCCGGCGGCACCGTGTTCTTCGCCGGGCAGTCGCTGATCGAGGTGGCCGGGCACCATCGCGACGACGGCGCTCCCGCGGGTTTCGCCGGGGCGCTGTGGTTGCAGGTGCGCGACGTCGGCGACGAGATCGCCCGGCTGGCCGACCGGCACGTCGAGATCGATCGGCTGCCGCAGCAGGAACCGTGGGGGCTGATCGAGGCGTGGGTGCACGATCCGGACGGCGTGCCGATCGTGCTGGTGCAGGTGCCGGCCGAACATCCGCTGCGGCGCGGGCCCGGGTCCGTCCGGGACTGA
- a CDS encoding PaaI family thioesterase yields the protein MSERVEPVTETGVAGPDRYERHGGFPKVVHAQPGPNFGPFVEAMRTLQDLAVSADAPDEVFGQARAKARELIDLLELYRAPELQGPAGRVPELPGRGSLLMPPWTVVTAGPAGVRMRGEFRRYHLGGNGAVHGGVLPLLFDDLFGFLVHYAGRPISRTAFLHVDYRKITPLYTPLEVAGTVDRVEGRKTFVSATLRDESGTVLADCEGLMVELLPWQP from the coding sequence ATGAGCGAACGTGTAGAACCTGTTACAGAAACTGGGGTGGCCGGCCCGGATCGATACGAACGGCACGGCGGATTCCCGAAGGTCGTCCATGCGCAACCCGGCCCGAATTTCGGCCCGTTCGTCGAGGCCATGCGCACCCTGCAGGATCTGGCGGTGTCCGCCGACGCACCCGACGAGGTGTTCGGGCAGGCGCGGGCCAAGGCCCGGGAATTGATCGATCTGCTCGAGCTGTACCGCGCGCCGGAGCTGCAGGGCCCGGCCGGCCGCGTGCCGGAGCTACCCGGCCGCGGCAGCCTGCTGATGCCGCCGTGGACCGTGGTGACCGCCGGGCCGGCCGGTGTGCGGATGCGGGGGGAATTCCGCCGCTATCACCTCGGCGGCAACGGCGCGGTGCACGGCGGCGTGCTGCCGCTGCTGTTCGACGACCTCTTCGGCTTCCTGGTGCACTACGCCGGCCGCCCGATCAGCCGCACCGCATTCCTGCATGTCGACTACCGCAAGATCACGCCGCTGTACACGCCGCTGGAGGTCGCCGGCACCGTCGATCGGGTGGAGGGCCGCAAGACCTTCGTGAGTGCGACCCTGCGGGACGAATCCGGCACTGTGCTGGCCGATTGCGAAGGGCTCATGGTGGAATTGCTTCCGTGGCAACCGTAG
- the menD gene encoding 2-succinyl-5-enolpyruvyl-6-hydroxy-3-cyclohexene-1-carboxylic-acid synthase, translating into MNPSTAQAQVIVDELARGGVRDVVLCPGSRNAPLAFALQAADAAGRLRLHMRVDERTAGFLALGLAIADGRPVPVVMTSGTAVANLGPAVLEANYARQPLVVLSANRPYEMLGTGANQTVEQFGFFGNQVRAAISLGLAEPEEGYRQQNSVWRSAVCRVLSQASGARSGNAGPVHFDIPLREPLVPDAWAGDIAAIGRAEGMPAGRPDGAAWTTTGFAALDLPLDLDLGPDTVVISGHGSGVRPELAGLPTVAEPTAPRSGPALHPLALPLLRPKQAIITGRPTLHRQVSKLLADPEVRVLALTTGPRWPDVSGNVIATGTRAVVHGTPRPEWLEQCRAADATAERVVREQLARHPKPTGLHVAAVVLDALRAGDQLLLGASNPVRDAALVSAPRPDVVVRSNRGVAGIDGTVSTAVGAALRHPGRTIALIGDLTFLHDASGLLIGPGEPRPADLTIVVANDDGGGIFELLEQGDPQYAGVFERVFGTPHGMDLAALCAAYRVPHRQVDPARLATELTGHAHGMRVLEVATERSSLRELHATVRAGITEG; encoded by the coding sequence GTGAATCCCTCGACTGCCCAGGCTCAGGTCATCGTCGACGAGCTGGCGCGCGGGGGCGTGCGGGACGTCGTGCTGTGCCCGGGATCGCGCAATGCGCCGCTGGCCTTCGCGCTCCAGGCCGCCGATGCCGCCGGACGGCTCCGGCTGCACATGCGCGTCGACGAGCGCACCGCCGGGTTCCTGGCCCTCGGTCTGGCCATCGCGGACGGCCGCCCGGTACCGGTGGTGATGACCTCCGGTACCGCCGTCGCCAATCTCGGACCGGCCGTCCTGGAGGCCAACTACGCCCGGCAGCCGCTGGTGGTGCTCAGCGCCAACCGTCCCTACGAGATGCTCGGTACCGGGGCCAATCAGACCGTCGAGCAGTTCGGCTTCTTCGGCAACCAGGTGCGCGCGGCGATCAGCCTGGGCCTGGCCGAGCCCGAGGAGGGCTACCGGCAGCAGAACAGCGTGTGGCGGTCGGCCGTGTGCCGGGTGCTGTCCCAGGCCAGCGGCGCGCGTTCGGGTAACGCCGGTCCGGTGCACTTCGACATCCCGCTGCGCGAGCCGCTGGTGCCCGACGCCTGGGCCGGCGATATCGCGGCGATCGGCCGGGCGGAGGGGATGCCGGCGGGCCGGCCCGACGGCGCGGCCTGGACCACCACCGGCTTCGCCGCCCTGGATCTGCCGCTGGACCTGGACCTCGGCCCGGACACCGTGGTGATCTCCGGCCACGGCAGCGGCGTGCGGCCCGAACTCGCGGGCCTGCCGACCGTCGCCGAGCCGACCGCGCCGCGATCGGGCCCGGCCCTGCATCCGCTCGCGTTACCGCTGCTGCGGCCGAAGCAGGCGATCATCACCGGCCGCCCCACACTGCATCGTCAGGTCTCGAAACTGCTCGCGGATCCGGAGGTCCGGGTGCTGGCGCTGACCACCGGCCCGCGCTGGCCCGACGTCTCCGGCAACGTGATCGCCACCGGCACCCGCGCGGTGGTGCACGGTACCCCGCGGCCGGAATGGCTCGAGCAGTGCCGCGCGGCGGACGCCACCGCCGAACGCGTGGTGCGGGAACAGCTGGCCCGGCATCCGAAACCGACCGGCCTGCACGTGGCCGCGGTGGTGCTGGACGCGCTGCGCGCGGGTGATCAGCTGCTGCTCGGCGCGTCGAATCCGGTCCGGGACGCGGCCCTGGTGTCGGCCCCGCGGCCGGATGTCGTGGTGCGCTCCAATCGCGGCGTGGCGGGTATCGACGGCACCGTCTCGACGGCCGTCGGCGCGGCCCTGCGTCACCCCGGCCGGACCATCGCGCTGATCGGCGACCTGACCTTCCTGCACGATGCCTCGGGCCTGCTGATCGGACCCGGCGAGCCGCGACCGGCCGATCTGACCATCGTGGTCGCCAACGACGACGGCGGCGGCATCTTCGAACTGCTCGAACAGGGCGATCCGCAGTACGCCGGCGTCTTCGAGCGGGTGTTCGGCACCCCGCACGGCATGGATCTGGCGGCGCTGTGCGCGGCCTACCGGGTGCCGCACCGCCAGGTGGATCCCGCCCGGCTGGCCACCGAGCTCACCGGCCACGCGCACGGGATGCGGGTGCTCGAGGTCGCCACCGAGCGGTCCAGCCTGCGCGAACTGCACGCCACGGTCCGCGCGGGCATCACCGAGGGCTGA